From the Musa acuminata AAA Group cultivar baxijiao chromosome BXJ3-7, Cavendish_Baxijiao_AAA, whole genome shotgun sequence genome, one window contains:
- the LOC135642128 gene encoding uncharacterized protein LOC135642128 isoform X1: MQATKSFEQAFLKQMLIGIQLSAVSHGSGSLQERKSAIKLSADVAMAVARGSKKWTRGLIASLSKEEHNRSFLQFVLGKESERPAKICHSSWKIPRSKNIVRRSLRFLSKRKSNIRAPNSSVLAGTLVEKRTQVLKRLVPGGQSMDAFSLLDETLDYAACLQAQVDVMQKLMTTLEASKHRADSDAQRPKEKFHLLAMVGSWYSTRKGLRKRLSKRPKLTL; the protein is encoded by the exons ATGCAAGCCACCAAATCATTCGAGCAAGCTTTCCTGAAGCAAATGCTTATTGGCATCCAACTTTCTGCTGTTTCACACGGAAGCGGGAGTCTTCAGGAGAGGAAGAGCGCCATCAAGCTCTCGGCCGATGTCGCCATGGCCGTCGCCAGAGGTAGCAAAAAATGGACTCGTGGCCTCATCGCTAGCCTCTCCAAGGAAGAGCACAACAGGTCCTTCCTTCAGTTCGTCCTTGGAAAGGAGTCTGAGAGACCAGCCAAGATTTGCCACAGCTCATGGAAGATCCCAAGAAGCAAGAATATCGTGAGGAGGAGCCTTAGGTTTCtgtccaagaggaagagcaacataCGTGCACCGAATAGCAGCGTTCTTGCCGGGACACTAGTGGAGAAGAGAACACAAGTGCTCAAGAGGCTTGTCCCCGGGGGTCAGTCCATGGATGCGTTCTCCTTGTTGGACGAAACCCTAGACTATGCCGCCTGTCTTCAAGCTCAGGTGGATGTAATGCAGAAGCTTATGACAACTCTCGAAGCATCAAAACATAG AGCTGACAGTGACGCACAGCGCCCCAAAGAAAAGTTTCATCTGTTGGCAATGGTGGGAAGCTGGTATTCCACGAGGAAAGGCCTCCGGAAAAGGCTCAGCAAGAGGCCAAAGCTCACACTGTAG
- the LOC135642128 gene encoding uncharacterized protein LOC135642128 isoform X2 encodes MQATKSFEQAFLKQMLIGIQLSAVSHGSGSLQERKSAIKLSADVAMAVARGSKKWTRGLIASLSKEEHNRSFLQFVLGKESERPAKICHSSWKIPRSKNIVRRSLRFLSKRKSNIRAPNSSVLAGTLVEKRTQVLKRLVPGGQSMDAFSLLDETLDYAACLQAQVDVMQKLMTTLEASKHSDAQRPKEKFHLLAMVGSWYSTRKGLRKRLSKRPKLTL; translated from the exons ATGCAAGCCACCAAATCATTCGAGCAAGCTTTCCTGAAGCAAATGCTTATTGGCATCCAACTTTCTGCTGTTTCACACGGAAGCGGGAGTCTTCAGGAGAGGAAGAGCGCCATCAAGCTCTCGGCCGATGTCGCCATGGCCGTCGCCAGAGGTAGCAAAAAATGGACTCGTGGCCTCATCGCTAGCCTCTCCAAGGAAGAGCACAACAGGTCCTTCCTTCAGTTCGTCCTTGGAAAGGAGTCTGAGAGACCAGCCAAGATTTGCCACAGCTCATGGAAGATCCCAAGAAGCAAGAATATCGTGAGGAGGAGCCTTAGGTTTCtgtccaagaggaagagcaacataCGTGCACCGAATAGCAGCGTTCTTGCCGGGACACTAGTGGAGAAGAGAACACAAGTGCTCAAGAGGCTTGTCCCCGGGGGTCAGTCCATGGATGCGTTCTCCTTGTTGGACGAAACCCTAGACTATGCCGCCTGTCTTCAAGCTCAGGTGGATGTAATGCAGAAGCTTATGACAACTCTCGAAGCATCAAAACATAG TGACGCACAGCGCCCCAAAGAAAAGTTTCATCTGTTGGCAATGGTGGGAAGCTGGTATTCCACGAGGAAAGGCCTCCGGAAAAGGCTCAGCAAGAGGCCAAAGCTCACACTGTAG